The Candidatus Mycolicibacterium alkanivorans genome contains a region encoding:
- a CDS encoding aspartate kinase, protein MALVVQKYGGSSVADAERIRRVAERIVETKKQGNDVVVVVSAMGDTTDELLDLAGQVCPAPPPRELDMLLTAGERISNALVAMAIESLGAHARSFTGSQAGVITTGAHGNAKIIDVTPGRLRTALDEGQIVLVAGFQGVSQDSKDVTTLGRGGSDTTAVALAAALNADVCEIYTDVDGVFTADPRIVPNAHRLDTVSFEEMLEMAAAGAKVLMLRCVEYARRYNVPIHVRSSYSDKPGTIVTGSIEDIPMEDAILTGVAHDRSEAKVTVVGLPDVPGYAAKVFRAVADADVNIDMVLQNISKVEDGKTDITFTCSRDVGPTAVEKLASLQDEIGFTKVLYDDHIGKVSLVGAGMRSHPGVTATFCEALARVGVNIELISTSEIRISVLVKDSELDKAVSALHEAFGLDGEEEAVVYAGTGR, encoded by the coding sequence GTGGCGCTCGTCGTGCAGAAGTACGGCGGATCCTCGGTGGCTGACGCCGAGCGGATCCGGCGGGTCGCCGAGCGCATCGTCGAGACCAAAAAGCAGGGCAACGACGTGGTGGTGGTGGTCTCCGCGATGGGCGACACCACCGACGAACTGCTCGATCTGGCCGGCCAGGTGTGTCCCGCGCCGCCGCCGCGCGAGCTGGACATGTTGCTGACCGCTGGTGAGCGGATCTCCAACGCGCTGGTCGCGATGGCCATCGAGTCGCTGGGCGCACACGCCCGCTCGTTCACCGGCTCGCAGGCCGGCGTGATCACCACCGGCGCCCACGGCAACGCCAAGATCATCGACGTCACGCCGGGCCGGCTGCGCACCGCGCTCGACGAGGGTCAGATCGTGCTGGTCGCCGGCTTCCAGGGCGTCAGTCAGGACAGCAAGGACGTGACCACGCTGGGCCGCGGCGGCTCGGACACCACCGCTGTGGCGTTGGCCGCGGCCTTGAATGCCGACGTCTGCGAGATCTACACCGACGTCGACGGTGTCTTCACCGCCGACCCGCGGATCGTGCCCAACGCGCACCGGCTGGACACCGTCAGCTTCGAGGAGATGCTCGAGATGGCGGCGGCCGGCGCCAAGGTACTCATGCTGCGCTGCGTGGAATACGCCCGCCGCTACAACGTTCCGATTCATGTCCGGTCGTCGTACTCCGACAAGCCCGGCACGATCGTCACCGGATCAATCGAGGACATCCCCATGGAAGACGCCATCCTGACCGGAGTTGCACACGACCGCAGCGAGGCGAAGGTCACCGTCGTCGGGCTGCCCGACGTACCGGGCTACGCCGCCAAGGTGTTTCGCGCCGTCGCCGACGCCGACGTGAACATCGACATGGTGCTGCAGAATATTTCGAAGGTGGAGGACGGCAAGACTGACATCACCTTCACCTGCTCGCGCGACGTCGGCCCGACCGCGGTGGAGAAGCTCGCCTCGCTGCAGGACGAGATCGGTTTCACCAAGGTGCTCTACGACGACCACATCGGCAAGGTGTCACTGGTCGGCGCCGGGATGCGCAGCCACCCCGGCGTCACCGCCACGTTCTGCGAGGCGCTGGCGCGAGTCGGCGTCAACATCGAGCTGATCTCGACCTCGGAGATCCGGATCTCGGTTCTGGTCAAGGACTCTGAGCTCGACAAGGCTGTCTCCGCCCTGCACGAGGCGTTCGGCCTCGACGGTGAGGAAGAGGCCGTCGTCTACGCGGGAACGGGGCGCTAG
- a CDS encoding aspartate-semialdehyde dehydrogenase has product MVNIGVVGATGQVGQVMRALLEERDFPVTGVRFFASARSQGRKLSFRGQEIEVEDATTADPSGLDIALFSAGATMSRVQAPRFAEAGVVVIDNSSAWRNDADVPLVVSEVNFSRDVLGKRLPRGIIANPNCTTMAAMPVLKPLHDEAQLVRMIASTYQAVSGSGLAGVAELATQARAVISRVEDLVHDGSALEFPAPNKYVAPIAFNVVPLAGSLVDDDSGETDEDQKLRNETRKILGIPDLAVSGTCVRVPVFTGHSLSINAEFAQPISPERASELLAGAAGVKLVDVPTPLAAAGADESLVGRIRRDPGVPEGRGLALFISGDNLRKGAALNTIQIAELLAAEL; this is encoded by the coding sequence ATGGTCAACATCGGTGTGGTCGGCGCCACCGGCCAGGTCGGCCAGGTGATGCGCGCGTTGCTCGAGGAGCGCGACTTCCCGGTGACCGGCGTGAGGTTCTTCGCCTCGGCGCGCTCACAAGGCCGCAAGCTGTCGTTCCGCGGTCAGGAGATCGAGGTCGAGGACGCCACGACCGCCGACCCCAGCGGTCTGGACATCGCGCTGTTCTCGGCCGGCGCCACCATGTCGCGGGTACAGGCGCCGCGGTTCGCCGAGGCCGGAGTGGTCGTGATCGACAACTCGTCGGCCTGGCGCAACGATGCCGACGTTCCACTGGTCGTCTCGGAGGTCAACTTCTCCCGTGACGTGCTCGGCAAGCGGCTACCCAGGGGCATCATCGCCAACCCCAACTGCACGACGATGGCGGCTATGCCGGTGCTCAAGCCGCTGCACGACGAAGCGCAACTGGTGCGGATGATCGCCTCTACGTACCAAGCGGTTTCGGGCAGCGGGTTGGCCGGGGTGGCGGAACTGGCCACTCAGGCGCGCGCGGTGATCTCTCGCGTCGAGGATCTGGTGCACGACGGATCCGCGCTCGAGTTCCCGGCGCCGAACAAGTACGTCGCACCGATCGCGTTCAACGTGGTGCCGCTGGCCGGCTCGCTGGTCGACGACGACTCTGGGGAGACCGACGAGGACCAGAAGTTGCGCAACGAGACCCGCAAGATCCTCGGTATCCCCGACCTCGCGGTCAGCGGAACCTGTGTGCGGGTGCCGGTCTTCACCGGTCACTCGCTGTCGATCAATGCCGAGTTCGCCCAACCCATTTCGCCGGAGCGTGCCAGTGAGCTGCTCGCCGGTGCAGCCGGCGTGAAGTTGGTCGACGTACCGACTCCGCTCGCCGCCGCCGGCGCCGACGAGTCGCTGGTGGGCCGGATACGCCGCGATCCCGGTGTCCCGGAGGGGCGTGGTCTGGCGTTGTTCATCTCGGGTGACAACCTTCGAAAAGGTGCTGCCCTCAACACCATTCAGATCGCCGAGCTGCTGGCCGCCGAGCTCTGA
- a CDS encoding DUF4185 domain-containing protein → MVSASPVASADPPSPAPDPILPPLALGQVVRIGPTAGTGTPTRDYGIGATDLCEFMQFPTELLQICGDSFAGQGVGFGGWFSPVALRVAGDSVDDPDGVRYTGVTGVDKPLLADPTPQGSSQLPAGVVQINRQNYLLVTTTKNLVPKSSRLVKAEVGQGGWTTVPGSQRTAGYAGGRQSQISGYYDPIPTADSPTGWVYIVANNFDRSGPVVLYRVAPQAFTDRSRWQGWASGPGGGWNKTPTPLWPDRVGEMSIREIDGKAVLSYFNASTGNMEVRVAYDPTGLGAAPATTVVQAGSWPEPAESLPAPDDNRLAQPYGGYISPGSTLDEVRVFVSQWNTAPRDRAPYRVLQFAVNPFKPWDLGA, encoded by the coding sequence CTGGTGAGTGCGTCTCCGGTCGCCTCCGCTGACCCGCCGAGTCCGGCGCCGGACCCGATCCTCCCGCCGCTGGCGCTGGGACAGGTGGTCCGGATCGGCCCGACCGCCGGGACCGGCACGCCCACCCGCGACTACGGGATCGGCGCGACGGACCTCTGCGAGTTCATGCAGTTCCCGACCGAACTGCTACAGATCTGCGGTGACAGTTTCGCCGGCCAGGGCGTCGGCTTCGGCGGCTGGTTCTCGCCCGTTGCCCTGCGCGTCGCAGGCGACTCCGTGGACGACCCGGATGGTGTGCGCTACACCGGGGTCACCGGGGTGGACAAGCCACTGCTGGCCGACCCGACCCCGCAGGGCTCCTCGCAACTGCCGGCCGGTGTCGTCCAGATCAACCGGCAGAACTATCTGCTGGTGACCACCACCAAGAACCTGGTGCCGAAGTCGTCGCGGCTCGTGAAAGCCGAAGTGGGACAGGGTGGTTGGACGACCGTGCCCGGATCGCAACGTACGGCCGGCTATGCCGGTGGCCGGCAGAGCCAGATCAGTGGCTACTACGACCCCATTCCGACCGCGGACTCGCCGACCGGTTGGGTCTACATCGTCGCCAACAACTTCGACCGGTCCGGACCGGTGGTGCTCTACCGGGTTGCGCCACAGGCGTTCACTGACCGATCGCGGTGGCAGGGCTGGGCTTCCGGCCCCGGCGGCGGCTGGAACAAGACACCGACGCCACTGTGGCCGGACCGGGTGGGGGAGATGAGCATCCGCGAGATCGACGGCAAGGCCGTGCTGTCGTACTTCAATGCCAGCACGGGCAATATGGAGGTCCGGGTGGCCTACGACCCGACCGGCCTGGGAGCTGCTCCTGCGACGACGGTGGTGCAGGCCGGTTCGTGGCCCGAGCCGGCGGAAAGTCTTCCGGCCCCTGACGACAACCGGCTGGCCCAGCCCTACGGCGGGTACATCTCGCCGGGCTCGACCCTGGACGAGGTCCGCGTGTTCGTCAGCCAGTGGAACACCGCGCCCCGCGACCGGGCGCCGTATCGGGTGTTGCAGTTCGCGGTCAACCCGTTCAAGCCGTGGGATCTGGGCGCCTAG
- a CDS encoding organic hydroperoxide resistance protein, producing the protein MGIEVIYTAESTASGGGRDGHVKSSDDRIDLDTRPPKEAGCSASGITAEVALGADADGGYGISARLIGYLPGLTHSQAQDLMHKAHQVCPYSKATRGNIDVTLSVKV; encoded by the coding sequence ATGGGCATCGAGGTCATCTACACCGCAGAGTCGACGGCCAGCGGCGGAGGGCGCGACGGCCACGTCAAATCCTCCGACGACCGCATCGATCTGGACACCCGGCCGCCGAAGGAGGCCGGGTGCAGCGCGTCGGGCATCACCGCTGAGGTGGCGCTGGGCGCGGACGCCGACGGCGGCTACGGAATCAGCGCCCGCCTCATCGGCTACCTGCCCGGGTTGACACACAGCCAGGCCCAGGACCTGATGCACAAGGCCCACCAGGTCTGCCCGTACTCCAAGGCCACGAGGGGCAACATCGACGTGACCCTGTCGGTCAAGGTCTGA
- a CDS encoding sensor domain-containing protein encodes MRTTAAVLAALGVAVGVAAPAAARPSDPGVVTYAVLGKGSVGNIVGAPMTWESVFTQPFQAYWVELAVCNNWADIGLPEVYNDPDLASFNGATTQTSATDQGHLVKQAIGVFATNDAATRAFLRVVDRTVGCSGQTTAMHLEDGRTEVWSFSGAQPGATDAVWVKQEADSDRRCFTQTRLRENVLLQAKVCQSGNGGPAVNVLAGAMQNTLGQQQ; translated from the coding sequence GTGCGCACAACCGCCGCGGTACTGGCCGCGCTGGGTGTCGCCGTCGGGGTTGCGGCTCCGGCGGCGGCGCGCCCGTCGGATCCGGGGGTGGTGACCTACGCGGTGCTGGGCAAGGGGTCCGTCGGCAACATCGTCGGCGCCCCGATGACCTGGGAGTCGGTCTTCACCCAACCGTTCCAGGCCTACTGGGTCGAACTCGCGGTCTGCAACAACTGGGCCGACATCGGGCTGCCGGAGGTCTACAACGACCCGGACCTGGCGTCGTTCAACGGTGCGACGACCCAGACATCGGCCACCGATCAGGGCCACCTGGTCAAACAAGCCATCGGGGTGTTCGCCACCAACGACGCCGCGACCCGCGCGTTCCTCCGGGTTGTCGATCGCACGGTGGGGTGTTCCGGCCAGACAACCGCGATGCACCTCGAAGACGGCCGCACAGAGGTGTGGTCGTTCAGCGGCGCGCAGCCGGGTGCCACCGACGCAGTGTGGGTCAAACAGGAGGCCGACAGTGATCGGCGCTGTTTCACCCAGACCCGCCTGCGGGAGAACGTGCTGTTGCAGGCCAAGGTCTGTCAGTCCGGCAACGGCGGGCCCGCGGTGAACGTGCTTGCCGGGGCCATGCAGAACACGCTTGGTCAGCAGCAGTAA
- the egtA gene encoding ergothioneine biosynthesis glutamate--cysteine ligase EgtA, producing MTFAVTSRPGRSHCGPGADERVLTSSSAAALQIAGASLREGELGRVGLELEAHCYDLADPHRRPSWAEVTGVTDGVGALPGGSAITIEPGGAVELSGPPLAGPVAAISAMAADREALRSVFADAGLGLVLLGADPLRRAHRINPGPRYEAMEQFFIASRTAGAGSAMMTSTASVQINVEAGPRDGWADRVRLAHALGPTMIALTANSPLLAGRFTGWQSTRQRVWGQLDSARCGPVLGASGDDPCIDWARYALKAPVMLVHTPDAVPLTTHVPFADWADGLVLLGDRRPTTDDLDYHLTTLFPPVRPRRWLEIRYLDSVPDVLWPAVVFMLVTLLDDPAAAGIAAEAVEPVANAWDLAARVGLADKRLYAAATRCVAAVADRAPAELSDSMRRLVQNVEDGRSPADDFADRVIRHGIGNAVLQLARDTA from the coding sequence ATGACGTTCGCCGTCACCTCCCGACCGGGCCGATCGCACTGCGGGCCGGGTGCTGACGAGCGGGTGTTGACCAGCTCCTCAGCGGCCGCTCTGCAAATCGCCGGCGCCTCGCTCCGCGAGGGCGAGCTGGGCCGGGTCGGACTGGAACTCGAAGCTCACTGTTATGACCTCGCCGATCCGCACCGCCGACCGTCCTGGGCCGAGGTGACCGGGGTGACCGACGGGGTGGGCGCACTGCCGGGTGGCAGTGCGATCACCATCGAACCGGGCGGCGCGGTCGAACTGTCCGGTCCGCCGTTGGCCGGGCCGGTGGCCGCGATCAGCGCGATGGCCGCCGACCGCGAGGCGCTGCGCTCGGTCTTCGCCGACGCCGGTCTTGGCCTGGTGCTCCTCGGTGCGGATCCGCTGCGCCGGGCTCACCGGATCAACCCCGGCCCGCGCTATGAGGCCATGGAGCAGTTCTTCATCGCCAGCCGCACCGCGGGAGCCGGGTCGGCGATGATGACGTCGACGGCCTCGGTCCAGATCAACGTGGAAGCCGGGCCGCGCGACGGCTGGGCCGACCGGGTCCGCCTCGCGCACGCGCTCGGTCCGACCATGATCGCGCTGACGGCCAACTCGCCGCTGCTGGCCGGCAGGTTCACCGGCTGGCAGTCCACCCGGCAGCGGGTGTGGGGGCAGCTGGACTCCGCGCGCTGTGGCCCCGTCCTCGGCGCCAGCGGGGACGACCCGTGCATCGACTGGGCACGCTATGCGCTGAAAGCCCCCGTGATGCTCGTCCACACACCTGACGCGGTGCCGCTGACCACCCACGTGCCGTTCGCCGACTGGGCCGACGGGCTGGTGCTGCTCGGCGATCGCCGGCCCACCACCGACGATCTCGACTACCACCTGACGACGCTGTTCCCGCCCGTGCGACCCCGACGGTGGCTGGAGATCCGCTACCTCGACAGCGTTCCCGACGTGTTGTGGCCGGCGGTCGTGTTCATGCTCGTTACGTTGCTCGACGACCCGGCCGCCGCCGGTATCGCCGCCGAGGCCGTCGAGCCGGTCGCGAACGCGTGGGACCTCGCCGCCCGCGTCGGCCTGGCCGACAAGCGGCTGTACGCCGCGGCCACCCGGTGCGTGGCGGCGGTCGCCGATCGGGCGCCGGCGGAATTATCCGACTCGATGCGGCGGTTGGTGCAGAACGTGGAAGATGGCCGCAGTCCTGCCGACGACTTCGCCGATCGTGTCATCCGGCACGGCATCGGAAACGCAGTGCTGCAACTCGCGCGGGACACCGCGTGA